The proteins below are encoded in one region of Vanessa tameamea isolate UH-Manoa-2023 chromosome Z, ilVanTame1 primary haplotype, whole genome shotgun sequence:
- the LOC113402874 gene encoding ankyrin repeat domain-containing protein 11 isoform X5 yields the protein MPSTSRSRGSGRGPDGAPRIQVLAPMSERQQLALVMQISSQDAPPVAPTPAEERKRSRQQRNERGETPLHVASIRGDHELVKKLLGQGQDPDVPDFADGAQLSSGVVSSTQDEVGSGLKRSYAEEGQEAEATEDEISKRKKRKDNEEKEPMAKPAPVARGGTGRILTGSKPPGPASKTGAVPLGKGGTAQNKGAGGSSGKGAQAQGKGGGTTKANAQSTHQGKSAAKGASSSQASKQDRKSPVASPKPNQGKDNDCDNEETKSQESSAPKVPPLKIVIPGGASGSGSRNEQEGEGGTGQRGSGKGRGGASTLPYVIPCTSTDTGQTSDSSDGVCEEKRTGESSKAGQRVLRSHRTNDGDKDKGRSSPTGSDNRSGHSQALNSNKSPPPSGHDGEHATSTSSGSGGRSESAPGPSVELHPRKRKIKSSKDSHSRESKNEQVPDSTTLTHNITHSNPYQMYIHIRKQIERRQKGLFPVKPKPPKDFNKYLMNRCTYTLQNNVNPEPQVEIPINLPTQMVNEFLAQEKERTRLRIQHLVEKEKLVLAVEQEILRVHGRAERAVANQALPFSVCTILRDKEVYNILAPDQEEKRNAQRSRCNGRQINSWLQEVDDKWEKIKEGMLRRQHTEAETLHAVQMMGWEWKLKEHGLCDYKTTPKIEPTHVPQIHVSNFDLPA from the exons GCGGTCGCGGGGCTCAGGGCGCGGGCCTGACGGCGCGCCACGGATTCAAGTCTTAGCGCCCATGTCGGAGCGGCAGCAGTTGGCTCTGGTGATGCAAATTTCATCCCAGGATGCCCCTCCAG TCGCTCCGACACCAGCTGAAGAAAGAAAACGGTCCAGGCAACAACGGAATGAACGAGGAGAAACCCCTTTACATGTAGCATCTATCAGAGGAGACCATGAACTTGTTAAAAAGCTTCTTGGTCAGGGTCAAGATCCAGACGTACCTGATTTTGCag ATGGAGCACAGCTGAGTAGTGGAGTAGTATCATCAACACAAGACGAAGTTGGTTCAGGCTTAAAAAGGTCATATGCAGAAGAAGGTCAAGAGGCAGAAGCAACAGAAGATGAGATATCAAAACGGAAAAAACGAAAAGATAATGAAGAAAAGGAACCAATGGCGAAACCGGCTCCTGTAGCAAGAGGTGGCACTGGACG AATACTAACTGGTAGCAAACCACCGGGACCCGCAAGTAAAACCGGAGCAGTGCCATTGGGCAAAGGTGGAACAGCACAGAATAAAGGAGCCGGTGGTTCTTCAGGGAAAGGTGCGCAGGCGCAGGGCAAGGGAGGCGGCACTACGAAAGCTAATGCGCAAAGTACACATCAG GGTAAGTCAGCAGCGAAAGGTGCATCAAGTTCACAAGCCAGCAAACAAGATAGAAAAAGTCCAGTAGCAAGTCCAAAACCAAATCAGGGTAAAGATAATGACTGTGATAATGAAGAGACTAAGAGCCAGGAGTCTTCTGCACCTAAAGTTCCACCTCTCAAAATAGTCATACCCGGTGGGGCAAGTGGATCTGGTAGCCGTAATGAGCAAGAAGGAGAAG gcGGTACTGGTCAGAGAGGCAGCGGTAAGGGTAGGGGCGGTGCTTCAACGCTGCCTTATGTGATACCATGCACTAGTACTGACACAGGCCAGACTTCGGACAGCTCTGATGGCGTCTGTGAAGAGAAAAGAACTGGAGAAAGCAGCAAG GCAGGGCAAAGAGTACTTCGCTCCCACAGAACGAATGACGGTGATAAAGATAAGGGGAGGAGTTCTCCGACAGGGTCGGACAATCGCTCAGGACACAGTCAGGCTTTGAATTCCAACAAAAGTCCGCCGCCCTCT GGACATGACGGTGAGCACGCAACGTCTACTTCATCTGGTTCGGGTGGGAGATCTGAATCAG CTCCAGGGCCTTCTGTGGAGTTGCATCCGAGGAAGCGTAAGATCAAGTCTTCTAAGGACAGCCACTCACGGGAGTCGAAGAATGAACAAGTGCCCGACAGCACTACACTCACTCACAACATCACCCATTCGAACCCGTACcagatgtacatacatatacgtaaacag attgagCGGCGTCAGAAAGGCTTGTTTCCAGTAAAACCAAAACCACCCAAAGATTTCAACAAATATCTAATGAATCGTTGCACATATACCCTACAGAACAACGTAAATCCTGAGCCACAAGTCGAAATACCAATCAATTTGCCTACACAAATGGTAAACGAATTTTTGGCTCAGGAAAAAGAGAG GACACGTTTGCGTATTCAGCATCTAGTTGAGAAAGAAAAACTTGTTCTGGCCGTCGAACAAGAGATACTGAGAGTTCACGGGCGCGCCGAACGCGCTGTGGCTAACCAA GCTCTTCCTTTTTCGGTGTGTACAATATTACGCGACAAAGAAGTTTACAACATTTTAGCGCCGGATCAGGAAGAGAAACGCAACGCGCAGCGCTCTCGCTGCAATGGACGGCAGATCAACTCGTGGCTGCAGGAGGTCGATGATAAGTGGGAGAAGATCAAG GAAGGAATGCTTCGACGTCAACACACTGAAGCAGAAACATTGCATGCGGTACAAATGATGGGATGGGAATGGAAGTTAAAAGAACATGGTCTGTGCGATTACAAAACAACGCCTAAAATCGAACCCACGCATGTACCACAAATTCACGTGTCAAATTTTGACTTGCCCGCTTGA